The Vescimonas coprocola genome includes a window with the following:
- a CDS encoding ImmA/IrrE family metallo-endopeptidase, whose amino-acid sequence MKTAEHIIETVDKLVRKYHTRDPYELCQLLGIKIHYYDLQKKLKGFFYYQSRQKNIVIDHNVNGILERILVAHELGHAVLHTKIAMMHGFQEMEVFDDRSIEENEANFFAAELLLEDGKVLECLSEHTFFETAKMLYVPAALLDYKFSLLHEKGELVNSMYIRKADFLKEDLHAYDNDIGYGDI is encoded by the coding sequence ATGAAAACGGCAGAGCATATCATTGAAACTGTCGATAAGCTTGTGCGAAAATATCACACCAGAGACCCTTACGAGCTATGTCAGCTGTTAGGTATCAAAATCCACTATTACGATTTACAGAAGAAATTGAAGGGCTTCTTCTATTACCAGTCCAGACAAAAGAATATCGTGATAGATCACAATGTGAACGGTATCCTGGAGCGTATATTAGTCGCACATGAATTAGGACACGCTGTCCTGCATACAAAAATCGCTATGATGCACGGCTTTCAAGAAATGGAAGTTTTTGATGATAGATCAATCGAAGAAAATGAAGCAAACTTCTTTGCGGCGGAGCTTCTGTTAGAAGATGGGAAAGTCCTGGAATGCCTTTCGGAACACACATTTTTTGAAACGGCTAAAATGCTCTATGTACCGGCAGCATTATTAGACTACAAATTCAGCCTGCTCCACGAAAAAGGAGAGCTGGTAAATTCGATGTATATTCGTAAAGCAGATTTCCTGAAAGAAGATCTTCATGCCTACGATAACGACATTGGTTATGGCGATATATGA